A single window of Pseudomonas lutea DNA harbors:
- the kdpA gene encoding potassium-transporting ATPase subunit KdpA, translated as MHGYDYLLILAFFALVLLPAPLLGRFYYNVMEGQRTFLTPVMGPVERVCYRLAGVDPTVEQNWKTYTLALLAFNLAGFVVLFTILLMQGSLPLNPQGLPGMEWSLAFNTTMSFVTNTNWQSYSGEASLSYLSQMAGLTVQNFVSAATGIAVLVAFCRGISRRSTQHLGNFWADMTRATLYGLLPLCLVLALLLVWQGVPQTFAHYVDAVTLQGTDQTIPLGPAASQIAIKQLGTNGGGFFGVNSAHPFENPTIWSNLFELVSIILIPVALVFTFGHYVKDMRQSRAIIACMLALFLIGGATAMWSEYQPNPALNIASVEQAAPMEGKETRFGTTATVLWAATTTAASNGSVNGMHDSLNPLTGMIALANMMVGEVIFGGVGAGLYGMLLNVLIAVFLAGLMIGRTPEYLGKKLQAREVKLLVATLIVMPVGVLVFGALAASLPGPAGAVSNPGAHGFSQLLYAYTSATANNGSAFGGFSANTTFHNLMLGLSMFIGRFGYILPVLALAGSLAAKKTSPLGQNSFPTHGPLFVTLLTMTILLVGGLTFLPTLALGPIAEHLSLGF; from the coding sequence ATGCACGGTTATGACTACCTGCTGATACTGGCGTTTTTCGCCCTGGTGCTATTGCCCGCGCCGCTGCTGGGACGGTTTTACTACAACGTGATGGAAGGTCAGCGGACCTTTCTGACCCCGGTCATGGGCCCGGTCGAGCGCGTTTGTTATCGCCTGGCGGGCGTCGATCCCACGGTCGAGCAAAACTGGAAAACCTACACACTGGCCCTGCTGGCGTTCAACCTGGCGGGGTTTGTCGTGTTGTTTACGATCCTGCTGATGCAGGGGTCGTTGCCGCTCAATCCTCAGGGCCTGCCGGGGATGGAATGGTCGCTGGCGTTCAACACCACAATGAGCTTCGTCACCAACACCAACTGGCAGAGCTACAGCGGCGAAGCCTCGCTGAGTTACCTGAGCCAGATGGCCGGCCTGACCGTGCAGAACTTCGTCAGCGCCGCCACCGGCATCGCCGTGCTGGTTGCGTTTTGCCGCGGCATCAGCCGCCGCTCGACTCAGCATCTGGGCAACTTTTGGGCGGACATGACCCGTGCCACCTTGTATGGCCTGCTGCCGCTGTGCCTGGTGCTGGCGCTGCTGCTGGTCTGGCAGGGCGTGCCGCAGACCTTCGCGCACTACGTTGATGCCGTGACCCTGCAAGGTACCGATCAGACCATTCCCCTGGGCCCTGCGGCCAGCCAGATTGCGATCAAGCAACTGGGCACCAACGGCGGCGGTTTCTTCGGCGTCAACTCGGCGCACCCGTTCGAGAACCCGACCATCTGGAGCAACCTGTTCGAGCTGGTGTCGATCATCCTGATCCCGGTGGCGCTGGTCTTCACCTTCGGCCATTACGTCAAGGACATGCGTCAGAGCCGCGCAATCATCGCCTGCATGCTGGCGCTGTTTCTGATCGGTGGCGCAACGGCCATGTGGTCCGAGTATCAGCCCAACCCTGCGCTGAACATCGCCTCGGTCGAGCAGGCCGCGCCGATGGAGGGCAAGGAAACGCGCTTCGGAACCACCGCTACCGTGCTCTGGGCCGCGACCACGACGGCTGCTTCCAACGGTTCGGTCAACGGCATGCACGACAGCCTCAACCCGCTGACCGGCATGATCGCCCTGGCCAACATGATGGTCGGTGAGGTGATCTTCGGCGGCGTTGGTGCAGGCCTTTACGGGATGTTGCTCAACGTGCTGATCGCGGTGTTCCTGGCGGGTCTGATGATCGGCCGCACCCCGGAATACCTGGGCAAGAAGCTTCAAGCCCGTGAGGTCAAGCTGCTGGTGGCGACGCTGATCGTGATGCCGGTTGGCGTGCTGGTGTTCGGCGCGCTGGCCGCCAGCTTGCCGGGCCCGGCGGGTGCAGTGAGCAACCCCGGCGCCCACGGTTTCAGTCAGTTGCTGTACGCCTATACCTCGGCAACCGCCAACAACGGCTCGGCCTTCGGTGGCTTCAGCGCCAACACCACCTTTCATAACCTGATGCTGGGCTTGTCGATGTTCATTGGCCGCTTCGGCTACATCCTGCCGGTGCTGGCGCTGGCGGGCAGTCTGGCGGCCAAGAAGACGTCCCCGCTCGGCCAGAACAGCTTTCCGACCCATGGCCCGCTGTTCGTTACCTTGCTGACCATGACCATTCTGCTCGTGGGTGGCCTCACGTTCCTGCCGACGCTGGCTCTGGGACCGATTGCCGAACACTTGAGCCTGGGCTTCTGA
- the kdpF gene encoding K(+)-transporting ATPase subunit F, producing the protein MSVLDGVSLLLAAGLFVYLLVALLRAGRVEE; encoded by the coding sequence ATGAGCGTTCTGGATGGGGTGTCGCTGCTGCTGGCAGCAGGGTTGTTCGTGTACTTGCTGGTGGCGCTGCTGCGTGCCGGCCGGGTCGAGGAGTGA
- a CDS encoding response regulator — protein sequence MSQTATILVIDDEPQIRKFLRISLASQGYKVLEAGTGGDGLTQAALNKPDLLVLDLGLPDMDGQDVLSQFREWSNVPVLVLSVRASEGEKVRALDSGANDYVTKPFGIQEFLARVRALLRQAPEGSQAESAVVIGALNIDLAYRRVSLEAAEVALTRKEYAVLAQLARHPGRVITQQQLLKDIWGPTHVEDTHYLRIVVGHLRQKLGDDPAAPRYILTEAGVGYRLVNV from the coding sequence ATGAGCCAGACGGCGACCATTCTGGTGATTGACGACGAGCCGCAGATCCGCAAATTTCTGCGCATCAGCCTCGCGTCACAAGGCTACAAAGTGCTGGAGGCGGGGACCGGCGGTGATGGCCTGACCCAGGCGGCGCTCAACAAACCCGACCTGCTGGTGCTCGACCTGGGCCTGCCGGACATGGACGGGCAGGACGTGCTCAGCCAGTTTCGTGAATGGTCGAACGTGCCGGTGCTGGTGCTCTCAGTGCGTGCCAGCGAGGGTGAAAAGGTCCGCGCACTGGACTCCGGTGCCAATGATTACGTAACCAAACCGTTCGGGATTCAGGAGTTTCTGGCGCGCGTGCGGGCGCTGTTGCGTCAGGCACCGGAGGGCAGTCAGGCGGAATCGGCGGTGGTGATCGGCGCGTTGAACATCGACCTGGCGTACCGACGGGTGTCCCTGGAGGCTGCCGAGGTAGCGCTGACCCGCAAGGAATACGCAGTGCTGGCGCAGCTGGCGCGACATCCGGGGCGAGTGATCACCCAGCAGCAGCTGCTCAAGGACATCTGGGGCCCGACCCATGTCGAGGACACCCATTATCTGCGGATCGTGGTGGGTCACCTGCGGCAAAAGCTGGGCGACGACCCTGCCGCGCCGCGCTACATCCTCACGGAAGCGGGCGTTGGCTATAGGCTGGTGAATGTGTAA
- a CDS encoding response regulator, translating to MQTPPGTTTATSPAEERRWNTRALIVDDDIPIRELLCDYLARFNIHSTGVTDGNAMRQALAEENYDVVVLDLMLPGEDGLSLCRWLRSSSDIPILMLTARCEPTDRIIGLELGADDYMAKPFEPRELVARIQTILRRVRDDRTEERATLRFDNWRLNSVLRQLTAPDGLVVPLSNAEFRLLRVFLERPRRVLNREQLLDAARGRSIEAFDRSIDLLVSRLRQKLGDDPKSPQLIKTVRGEGYMFDAREIG from the coding sequence ATGCAGACACCTCCCGGCACCACCACCGCCACCTCGCCAGCCGAAGAGCGCCGCTGGAACACCCGCGCGCTGATCGTCGACGACGACATCCCGATCCGCGAACTGCTCTGCGACTACCTGGCCCGCTTCAACATCCACAGCACCGGTGTCACCGACGGCAACGCCATGCGCCAGGCGCTCGCCGAGGAGAACTACGACGTTGTGGTGCTCGACCTTATGCTGCCGGGTGAAGACGGGCTTTCGCTGTGCCGATGGCTGCGCAGCTCGTCCGACATCCCGATCCTGATGCTGACCGCCCGCTGCGAACCCACCGACCGCATCATCGGCCTCGAACTGGGCGCGGACGACTACATGGCCAAGCCCTTTGAGCCGCGCGAACTGGTGGCGCGCATCCAGACCATCCTGCGTCGCGTACGCGATGATCGCACCGAGGAACGCGCCACCCTGCGCTTCGACAACTGGCGGTTGAACAGCGTCCTGCGCCAGCTCACCGCGCCGGACGGCCTTGTCGTGCCCCTGTCCAACGCTGAATTCAGGCTGCTGCGGGTATTCCTCGAACGTCCACGGCGGGTGCTCAACCGCGAGCAGTTGCTCGACGCGGCCCGAGGACGCTCCATCGAGGCGTTCGACCGCAGCATCGATCTGCTCGTCTCGCGCCTGCGGCAGAAGCTGGGCGATGACCCGAAATCACCGCAGTTGATCAAAACGGTACGCGGCGAGGGCTACATGTTCGACGCCCGGGAGATTGGTTGA
- the kdpC gene encoding potassium-transporting ATPase subunit KdpC translates to MSSVLRPAVSLIVLMTLITGVAYPLVVTGVAQVAFPEQANGSLVYDDHEKVRGSGLIAQNFTGEEWFHPRPSAGAYATVASGASNLSPSNPALATRVGEDAAREKVENQGPVPLNLLTTSGSGLDPHLSPAAADYQVARIAAARNLPREAVQKMVAENTRTSLIGPPVVNVLDLNLGLDRLPSGKVVN, encoded by the coding sequence ATGTCCAGCGTATTGCGTCCGGCCGTGAGCCTGATCGTTCTGATGACCCTGATCACCGGCGTGGCTTACCCGCTGGTAGTGACCGGTGTCGCACAGGTAGCGTTTCCCGAACAGGCCAACGGCAGCCTGGTCTACGACGACCATGAGAAGGTGCGCGGCTCGGGATTGATTGCCCAGAATTTCACCGGCGAGGAGTGGTTCCACCCACGTCCTTCCGCCGGCGCGTATGCCACGGTGGCGAGCGGTGCGAGTAACCTGTCGCCCAGCAATCCGGCGCTGGCCACGCGGGTCGGTGAGGATGCGGCCAGGGAGAAGGTCGAAAATCAGGGCCCGGTGCCACTGAACCTGCTGACAACCTCCGGCAGCGGCCTTGACCCGCATCTCTCGCCCGCAGCAGCGGACTACCAGGTGGCGCGTATCGCCGCGGCGCGCAACCTGCCGCGTGAAGCAGTCCAGAAAATGGTCGCCGAGAACACCCGCACCTCATTGATCGGCCCGCCGGTGGTGAACGTACTGGATTTGAACTTGGGTCTGGATCGGTTACCGTCTGGCAAGGTCGTGAACTAA
- the kdpB gene encoding potassium-transporting ATPase subunit KdpB produces the protein MNMQAPVTKSPDSNAPASNTAVPGHGQQPASAPAKTGFAALWRPALIQAFVKLDPRQLQRAPVMLVVELTAILTTVLCLIPDPAVPTSVAVQIAVWLWFTVLFANFAEALAEGRGKARADSLKAGTEGLKARVQDANGQQRMVNAATLRKGDVVRVEAGELIPGDGEVIEGIAAVNEAAITGESAPVIRESGGDRSAVTGNTRLVSDWLLVRISANPGESTLDRMIALVEGAKRQKTPNEVALDILLIGLTLIFLLVVVTLQPFAHFAGGNLPLVFLVALLVTLIPTTIGGLLSAIGIAGMDRLVRLNVIAKSGRAVEAAGDVHVLLLDKTGTITFGNRRCSAVYAAPGVSPKELSEGTLLASLADDTAEGKSIVEYLRASHPMTEPAASQLTAVPFTAETRLSGVDFQGRVYRKGAVDSLLKFLGRDRSDLPPVLAREIDKIAKTGGTPLLVCGDGKLLGAIHLKDVVKPGIRERFEELRKLGIRTVMVTGDNPLTAAAIAAEAGVDDVLAEATPEKKLERIRQEQNDGRLVAMCGDGANDAPALAQADVGMAMNDGTQAAREAANMVDLDSDPTKLLDVVQIGKELLVTRGALTTFSIANDVAKYFAILPALFAAIYPQLGVLNIMHLASPQSAILSAIVFNALIIVVLIPLALRGVRVQAASAAHLLRRNLLVYGLGGLVVPFVGIKAIDLLLTALHLV, from the coding sequence ATGAACATGCAAGCCCCTGTAACAAAGAGCCCGGACAGCAACGCCCCGGCCAGCAACACGGCCGTGCCCGGTCATGGCCAGCAGCCCGCAAGCGCCCCAGCCAAAACCGGGTTCGCCGCACTGTGGCGCCCGGCGCTGATCCAGGCGTTCGTCAAGCTCGATCCGCGTCAGCTGCAACGGGCGCCGGTGATGCTGGTGGTCGAACTGACCGCCATTCTGACCACCGTGCTGTGTCTGATCCCTGATCCGGCAGTGCCGACGTCCGTCGCCGTGCAGATCGCGGTCTGGCTGTGGTTCACCGTGCTGTTCGCCAACTTCGCCGAAGCCCTGGCCGAAGGCCGTGGCAAGGCCCGCGCCGACAGCCTGAAAGCCGGCACCGAAGGCTTGAAGGCGAGGGTACAAGATGCCAACGGCCAACAGCGGATGGTCAACGCTGCCACCCTGCGCAAGGGCGATGTGGTCCGTGTCGAAGCCGGGGAGTTGATCCCGGGTGATGGCGAGGTCATCGAAGGCATTGCCGCGGTCAACGAAGCAGCGATCACCGGTGAATCGGCCCCGGTGATTCGTGAATCCGGTGGCGACCGCTCGGCTGTCACGGGCAATACCCGACTGGTGTCCGACTGGCTGCTGGTGCGCATCAGCGCCAACCCGGGCGAATCCACCCTGGACCGCATGATCGCGCTGGTAGAAGGCGCCAAGCGGCAGAAGACCCCCAACGAGGTCGCCCTCGACATCTTGCTGATCGGCCTGACCCTGATCTTTTTGCTGGTGGTCGTGACGCTGCAGCCCTTTGCGCACTTTGCCGGCGGTAACCTGCCGCTGGTGTTCCTTGTGGCGCTGCTGGTGACCCTGATCCCGACGACCATTGGCGGCTTGCTGTCGGCCATCGGTATCGCCGGCATGGACCGCCTGGTACGGCTGAATGTCATCGCCAAGTCCGGCCGCGCGGTAGAAGCGGCGGGCGACGTCCATGTGCTGCTGCTGGACAAGACCGGCACCATTACTTTCGGCAACCGTCGCTGCTCGGCGGTGTATGCCGCGCCCGGCGTATCGCCCAAAGAGCTGAGCGAGGGCACGCTGCTGGCGTCGCTGGCCGATGACACCGCCGAAGGCAAATCCATCGTCGAGTACCTGCGCGCCTCGCACCCCATGACGGAGCCAGCGGCGAGTCAGCTGACCGCCGTGCCTTTCACCGCAGAAACCCGTTTGTCCGGCGTTGATTTCCAGGGCCGTGTCTACCGCAAGGGCGCGGTGGATTCGCTGCTGAAGTTCCTCGGCCGTGACCGCAGTGATCTGCCACCGGTGCTGGCTCGCGAAATCGACAAGATCGCCAAAACCGGCGGCACCCCGTTGCTGGTCTGCGGCGACGGCAAGCTGCTGGGCGCGATCCATCTGAAGGACGTGGTCAAGCCAGGCATTCGCGAGCGCTTCGAAGAGCTGCGCAAACTGGGCATTCGCACCGTGATGGTGACGGGCGATAACCCGCTGACCGCGGCGGCGATCGCGGCAGAGGCGGGCGTTGATGACGTGCTGGCCGAAGCCACGCCCGAGAAGAAACTGGAGCGCATCCGGCAGGAGCAGAACGACGGTCGTCTGGTGGCCATGTGCGGCGACGGCGCCAACGACGCCCCGGCCCTGGCCCAGGCCGATGTCGGCATGGCGATGAACGATGGCACCCAGGCCGCGCGGGAAGCCGCCAACATGGTTGACCTGGACAGCGACCCCACCAAGCTGCTGGACGTGGTGCAGATCGGTAAGGAATTGCTGGTGACCCGCGGGGCGCTGACGACTTTTTCCATCGCCAATGACGTGGCCAAGTACTTTGCCATCCTGCCGGCGCTGTTCGCGGCGATCTACCCGCAGCTGGGCGTGCTCAACATCATGCACCTGGCCAGCCCGCAAAGCGCGATCCTGTCGGCCATCGTGTTCAACGCGCTGATCATCGTGGTGCTGATTCCGCTGGCGTTGCGCGGGGTCCGTGTGCAGGCCGCGAGCGCTGCGCATTTGCTGCGACGCAATCTGCTGGTGTACGGGCTGGGCGGGCTGGTGGTGCCGTTCGTGGGCATCAAGGCGATCGACCTGCTGTTGACGGCCTTGCACCTGGTTTAA
- a CDS encoding sensor histidine kinase codes for MIRSADTLFARLFGGALLAIVLAHLLAFVWFHYYGPRMPPPECARPMASQTQPSPTSGSTLSDKNDPRPGPPCRPPLLGIPLVPLLFQLITLVIAAWFGAKALSRPIRRLSEAAERLSENLDSPPLAANGPREAQQAALAFNLMQERIRDQVQQRARMLAAVSHDLRTPLARLKLRVEQIEDLRLHGQMSQDLNDMIGMLDATLTYLNEQRTSEALQYFDVQALIESLAENAQDNGDDIQASGTCRPLNSQPMALRSCLNNLIDNALRYAGHARVESEDTSDLLRIRVIDHGPGIAKELREMVFEPFYRVEGSRNRNSGGVGIGMTIAREAARRMGGDLHLEETPGGGLTAVLELPRT; via the coding sequence TTGATCCGCTCGGCCGACACCCTGTTCGCCCGGCTGTTCGGCGGAGCGCTGCTGGCTATCGTCCTGGCCCACCTGCTGGCGTTCGTCTGGTTTCATTACTACGGACCACGAATGCCGCCGCCCGAGTGCGCTCGGCCGATGGCCAGCCAGACGCAGCCTTCGCCGACTTCCGGCAGCACGTTGTCTGACAAAAACGACCCGCGCCCCGGGCCACCGTGCCGACCGCCGCTGCTGGGTATTCCGCTGGTGCCGCTGCTGTTTCAGCTGATCACCCTGGTAATCGCCGCGTGGTTCGGCGCCAAGGCCTTGAGCCGGCCAATTCGCCGGTTGAGCGAAGCGGCCGAGCGCCTCAGCGAAAACCTCGACAGCCCTCCCCTCGCTGCCAATGGGCCACGGGAAGCGCAGCAGGCAGCGCTCGCGTTCAACCTGATGCAGGAGCGCATCCGCGACCAGGTGCAACAGCGCGCACGCATGCTCGCCGCCGTGTCACACGACCTGCGCACCCCCCTGGCGCGCCTTAAACTAAGGGTCGAGCAGATAGAAGACCTGCGGCTGCATGGGCAAATGAGCCAGGACCTGAACGACATGATCGGCATGCTCGATGCCACCCTGACGTACCTAAACGAGCAGCGCACCAGCGAAGCGCTGCAGTATTTCGACGTACAGGCGCTGATCGAATCCCTGGCTGAGAACGCCCAGGACAACGGCGATGACATTCAGGCGAGCGGCACCTGCCGACCGTTGAATTCCCAGCCCATGGCCCTGCGCTCCTGCCTCAACAACCTGATCGACAACGCGCTGCGTTACGCCGGCCACGCACGCGTGGAAAGCGAAGACACCAGCGACCTGCTGCGCATCCGCGTCATCGACCACGGCCCCGGCATTGCCAAAGAGCTGCGCGAAATGGTGTTCGAACCGTTCTACCGCGTGGAAGGGTCGCGCAATCGCAACTCGGGTGGAGTCGGCATCGGCATGACCATCGCCCGCGAAGCAGCGCGCCGGATGGGGGGTGACTTGCACCTTGAGGAAACCCCCGGCGGCGGGCTAACGGCCGTGCTGGAGTTGCCGCGCACCTGA
- a CDS encoding AI-2E family transporter, with amino-acid sequence MFNNDRLLVQILLLALLGACLWVMAPFWSALFWGAVLAFASWPLMRLLTRALKGRESLAAAILTVGWMVLVLAPLVWLGFNLADHVRDATGFIKDVQVDGLPDPPLWLAGVPLVGERLVGYWNTIDQQGAALLASVKPYLGQVGNWLLARSAQIGGGILELTLSIVFVFFFYRDGPRVAAFVLSLLERLIGDRAQYYLDLVAGTVQRVVNGVIGTAAAQAVLALIGFLIAGVPGALVLGIGTFLLSLVPMGPPLIWIPATAWLAWRGDYGMAIFLGLWGTFIVSGVDNVLKPYLISRGGNLPLVVVLLGVFGGLLAFGFIGLFIGPTLLAVAYSLLLDWVGDSRARQAIKASNE; translated from the coding sequence ATGTTCAATAACGATCGCCTGTTGGTGCAGATACTCCTGCTCGCGCTGCTCGGCGCTTGCCTGTGGGTAATGGCGCCGTTCTGGTCGGCGCTGTTCTGGGGCGCCGTGCTGGCTTTTGCCAGCTGGCCGCTGATGCGCTTGCTGACACGGGCGCTTAAGGGACGCGAATCACTTGCCGCCGCCATTTTGACCGTAGGCTGGATGGTGCTGGTGCTCGCGCCTCTGGTCTGGCTGGGTTTCAACCTCGCAGACCACGTGCGCGACGCCACCGGCTTCATCAAGGACGTGCAGGTGGACGGTTTGCCCGATCCACCCCTGTGGCTGGCGGGAGTCCCGCTGGTGGGCGAACGGCTGGTCGGTTACTGGAACACCATTGACCAACAGGGCGCTGCCTTGCTGGCCAGCGTCAAACCTTATCTGGGCCAGGTCGGCAACTGGCTGCTGGCGCGCAGCGCGCAGATCGGCGGGGGCATTCTCGAACTGACCCTGAGCATCGTCTTCGTTTTTTTCTTTTATCGCGACGGACCACGGGTGGCGGCGTTCGTGCTCAGCCTGCTGGAACGGCTGATCGGTGACCGCGCACAGTATTACCTCGACCTGGTGGCGGGCACGGTGCAGCGGGTAGTGAATGGAGTGATCGGGACGGCAGCGGCCCAGGCGGTGCTGGCCTTGATCGGTTTCCTGATTGCCGGCGTGCCGGGCGCTCTGGTGCTGGGTATCGGGACCTTTCTGCTCAGCCTTGTGCCCATGGGCCCGCCGCTGATCTGGATCCCGGCCACGGCGTGGCTGGCCTGGCGTGGTGATTACGGCATGGCGATCTTTCTCGGTCTGTGGGGCACGTTCATCGTCAGCGGAGTCGATAACGTGCTCAAGCCGTACCTGATCAGTCGCGGCGGCAATTTGCCTTTGGTGGTTGTCTTGCTTGGGGTGTTTGGCGGCTTGCTGGCGTTTGGCTTTATCGGCCTGTTCATTGGTCCGACGCTCTTGGCGGTGGCCTACAGCCTGCTGCTCGATTGGGTGGGCGACAGTCGCGCCCGACAGGCGATCAAAGCGAGCAACGAGTGA
- a CDS encoding sensor histidine kinase — protein MNSTNRADALLVNLPRDDRGRLKVFLGAAPGVGKTYAMLQAAHSQMRQGVALLAGVVETHGRAETEALLGGLPQQPMLRTEYRGVMLEEMDLDGLLAARPKLVLVDELAHSNAPGSRHAKRWQDIQELLSAGIDVYTTVNVQHLESLNDQVRGITGVQVRETLPDWVLQEAYELVLIDLPPRELLERLRDGKVYVPEQARAAIDAFFTQTNLTALREMAMQTAAAQVDDDLALGYRQLGRAAPAVRGRLLVGIDGDAQAERLVRHASRVAQRRHLPWSLVHVDNGRFIDELARTRLQGAQQLAERLGGEVVVLRAAEVAKTLIQHAAERRASLVLVGQSRPSLRRRLLGGGLASRLLRNAHGLEINVLDSESRPDQPQSTSPRTLVWFDYALALVATLGASALAWAVAGWLALPNISLVFLAAVLLVAVRSSVGPAMVCSVLSFLAYDFLFIPPNFSLSIQREEDVLTLLFFLLMAALTGNLAARQRRQLQALRDTQEETSELLDLSRRLTAATDRQAVLSAADHHLAGWSEVQLCVLDNDREQGWKVEVGGPLEFSEPERAAADWAWQHGQPAGKGTGTLPSSHWWWLPLWVDDAPLALLGIRAKQGHSFSVQRRRLLTALSQPLGQALARARLAEDLEAARLHGETEQLRSALLASVSHDLRTPLTAMRGSIDSLLALGEAIPLDDRRELLEGTRDEAERLDRYIQNLLDMTRLGHGALKLARDWVSPGDIVGSALNRLRAVLAPLQVSTHVPAELPLLYVHAALIEQALINVIENAARFSPVNGRLQLGVSEEEGTLVFAVSDEGPGIPENERAKIFDMFYTAARGDRGGQGTGLGLAICQGMVGAHGGRISVAEGIDGHGTCISLHLPLQTQPEAEMDQAV, from the coding sequence GTGAATTCAACCAACCGCGCCGACGCCTTGCTGGTCAACCTGCCCCGAGACGATCGCGGGCGGCTGAAGGTGTTTCTCGGCGCGGCGCCGGGGGTGGGCAAGACTTACGCGATGCTTCAGGCCGCGCATTCCCAGATGCGCCAGGGTGTTGCGCTGCTGGCCGGTGTCGTCGAGACCCACGGCCGTGCCGAGACCGAAGCGTTGCTCGGCGGTCTGCCGCAACAGCCGATGCTACGCACCGAATACCGTGGCGTCATGCTCGAAGAAATGGACCTCGACGGTCTACTCGCGGCCAGGCCGAAACTGGTACTGGTCGACGAGCTGGCGCACAGCAATGCGCCCGGCAGCCGGCACGCCAAGCGCTGGCAGGACATTCAGGAACTGCTGTCTGCCGGGATCGACGTTTACACCACGGTCAACGTCCAGCACCTGGAAAGCCTCAACGATCAAGTGCGCGGCATCACCGGAGTGCAGGTCCGCGAGACGCTGCCCGACTGGGTGCTGCAGGAAGCTTATGAGCTGGTGCTGATTGACCTGCCGCCGCGCGAACTGCTGGAGCGTCTGCGCGACGGCAAGGTCTACGTGCCCGAGCAAGCGCGGGCTGCCATTGATGCGTTCTTCACCCAGACCAACCTCACTGCGCTGCGGGAAATGGCGATGCAGACGGCCGCCGCGCAGGTGGATGACGACCTGGCGCTGGGCTATCGGCAATTGGGTCGGGCTGCGCCGGCGGTGCGGGGTCGGCTGCTGGTGGGTATCGACGGCGACGCTCAGGCCGAGCGTCTGGTGCGTCATGCCAGCCGCGTGGCGCAACGCCGGCATCTGCCGTGGAGTCTGGTGCATGTCGATAACGGACGCTTTATCGACGAACTGGCGCGAACCCGTTTGCAAGGCGCGCAGCAGTTGGCCGAACGGCTGGGTGGCGAAGTGGTGGTGCTGCGCGCGGCAGAGGTGGCGAAAACGCTGATTCAACACGCCGCCGAACGCCGAGCCAGCCTCGTGCTGGTGGGGCAGTCGCGGCCTTCTCTGCGCCGTCGTCTGTTGGGTGGCGGTCTGGCGTCGCGCCTGTTGCGCAATGCCCACGGGCTGGAAATCAACGTGCTCGACAGCGAGTCACGCCCCGATCAGCCGCAATCCACATCGCCACGCACGCTGGTCTGGTTCGATTACGCTCTGGCGCTGGTTGCCACCCTTGGCGCCAGTGCGCTGGCCTGGGCGGTGGCGGGCTGGCTGGCGCTGCCCAATATTTCCCTGGTGTTTCTCGCCGCCGTCCTGTTGGTGGCCGTGCGCAGCAGTGTCGGCCCGGCGATGGTCTGTTCGGTGCTGTCCTTTCTCGCCTATGACTTTCTCTTCATTCCGCCGAATTTCTCGCTGAGCATCCAGCGCGAGGAAGACGTGCTGACGTTGCTGTTCTTTCTGTTGATGGCGGCCTTGACCGGCAACCTCGCGGCGCGCCAACGCCGTCAGTTGCAAGCGCTGCGCGATACCCAGGAAGAGACCAGCGAGTTGCTCGACCTGTCGCGACGTTTGACCGCTGCCACGGACCGCCAGGCGGTGCTGTCTGCCGCCGATCATCATCTGGCCGGCTGGAGCGAAGTGCAGTTGTGCGTGCTGGACAACGACCGCGAGCAGGGCTGGAAGGTCGAGGTGGGCGGGCCGCTCGAGTTCTCCGAGCCTGAGCGCGCGGCGGCCGACTGGGCGTGGCAGCACGGTCAACCGGCGGGCAAGGGCACTGGCACGTTGCCGTCGAGTCACTGGTGGTGGCTGCCGCTGTGGGTAGACGACGCACCGTTGGCGTTACTGGGCATCCGTGCCAAACAAGGCCATAGCTTCAGCGTCCAGCGGCGACGCTTGCTCACCGCCCTCAGTCAGCCGTTGGGGCAGGCGCTGGCACGGGCGCGGCTGGCCGAGGACCTGGAAGCCGCGCGTCTGCACGGCGAAACCGAGCAACTGCGCAGCGCGTTACTGGCCTCGGTGTCCCACGACCTGCGCACCCCGCTGACCGCCATGCGTGGCAGCATCGACAGCCTGCTGGCGCTCGGCGAGGCGATTCCGCTGGACGATCGCCGTGAACTGCTCGAAGGCACCCGGGACGAGGCCGAGCGTCTGGACCGCTACATCCAGAACCTGCTGGACATGACGCGCCTTGGCCATGGCGCCCTCAAGCTGGCGCGGGACTGGGTGTCACCGGGCGATATCGTCGGCAGCGCGCTCAACCGGTTACGCGCGGTGCTGGCACCGTTGCAGGTCAGCACTCACGTGCCCGCCGAGTTGCCGCTGCTGTACGTGCATGCTGCGCTGATCGAGCAGGCACTGATCAACGTGATCGAGAATGCGGCGCGCTTTTCGCCCGTCAACGGCCGATTGCAGCTAGGCGTCAGCGAGGAGGAGGGGACACTGGTTTTCGCCGTGAGCGACGAAGGACCGGGAATTCCCGAAAACGAGCGCGCGAAGATTTTCGACATGTTCTACACCGCCGCGCGCGGGGACCGGGGCGGGCAGGGCACCGGGCTGGGTCTGGCGATTTGTCAGGGCATGGTCGGCGCCCACGGCGGACGCATCAGCGTGGCGGAGGGCATTGACGGCCATGGCACCTGTATCAGCCTGCACCTGCCCCTGCAAACACAGCCCGAAGCAGAAATGGACCAGGCGGTCTGA